The Pantoea phytobeneficialis genome has a segment encoding these proteins:
- a CDS encoding hemin-degrading factor produces MNERYEHYLALKGEHPKKYARDLAALMGIGEAQLCEARVGHDAKALKTDFPALLAALEAVGETKSITRNEYAVHEQVGKYENLHLGEHAGLILNPRALDQRLFPQQWHSAFFLQEMTARGERQSIQIFDRHGDAVLKIYTTDNTDIAAWDALIAQFTTAGHAALELTPASHPQHSTTVDASTIEAEWRAMTDVHQFFGLLKRHNISRQQAFRAVADDLAWQVSNDSLAQLLNQAQQDGNEIMIFVGNRGCTQIFTGAVEKLMPMDNWINIFNPAFTLHLLADHISESWVTRKQSGDGFVTSLELFAADGTQIAQLYGQRSEGTPEQARWREQLALLTTPGAAV; encoded by the coding sequence ATGAACGAACGTTACGAACACTATCTGGCCCTGAAAGGCGAACATCCAAAAAAATACGCCCGCGATCTGGCGGCGCTGATGGGCATTGGCGAAGCGCAACTCTGTGAGGCGCGCGTCGGCCACGATGCAAAAGCGCTGAAAACCGATTTCCCGGCACTGTTGGCCGCCCTCGAAGCGGTGGGTGAAACCAAAAGCATCACCCGCAATGAATATGCGGTGCACGAGCAGGTTGGCAAATATGAAAACCTGCACCTCGGCGAACATGCCGGACTGATCCTCAACCCGCGCGCACTGGACCAGCGTCTGTTTCCTCAGCAGTGGCATAGCGCCTTCTTCCTGCAAGAGATGACTGCGCGCGGTGAACGTCAAAGTATTCAGATTTTTGACAGGCACGGTGACGCGGTGCTGAAAATCTACACCACCGACAACACCGACATCGCAGCCTGGGATGCGCTGATAGCGCAGTTCACCACCGCAGGCCACGCCGCACTGGAGTTGACACCAGCGAGTCACCCGCAGCACAGCACGACCGTGGATGCCAGCACCATCGAAGCCGAATGGCGTGCCATGACCGATGTGCACCAATTCTTCGGCCTGCTGAAACGCCATAACATTTCACGTCAGCAGGCATTCCGCGCGGTTGCAGACGATCTGGCATGGCAGGTCAGCAATGATTCGCTGGCCCAGTTGTTGAACCAGGCGCAGCAGGACGGCAACGAAATCATGATCTTTGTCGGCAACCGTGGCTGCACCCAGATCTTCACCGGCGCGGTAGAAAAACTGATGCCGATGGATAACTGGATCAACATCTTCAACCCGGCGTTCACGCTCCATCTGCTGGCGGACCACATCAGCGAAAGTTGGGTGACGCGTAAGCAGAGCGGCGATGGTTTCGTCACCAGCCTTGAACTGTTCGCCGCTGACGGCACTCAGATCGCGCAACTTTACGGCCAGCGCAGCGAAGGTACGCCGGAGCAGGCGCGCTGGCGTGAACAGCTGGCATTGCTTACCACCCCAGGAGCTGCCGTATGA
- a CDS encoding heme/hemin ABC transporter substrate-binding protein, whose translation MKRLTLLLLTALALPTLAAERVVSIGGDVTQIIYALDAQQDLVARDSTSQQPAQANKLPNIGYMRQLNAEGILALKPTLVLSSELAKPSLVLQQVAQAGVKVVEVTGKNSIEAIPEKIATIGKALHREDAANALTEQVQKQLAQLPSQPLPVKVLFIMAHNGMNTLAAGSQTGADGAIRSAGLVNAMAAVPHYQPLSQEGVVAAAPDLVVVGQDGLRTLGGEEKVWSLPGLALTPAGQHHALLVVDEMALLSFGLDTPDAIVKLRRAAEAAKHD comes from the coding sequence ATGAAACGTCTGACCCTGTTGTTGCTGACTGCGCTGGCACTGCCGACGCTGGCAGCGGAACGCGTGGTTTCCATTGGCGGAGATGTCACGCAAATCATCTATGCGCTGGATGCTCAGCAGGACCTGGTGGCGCGCGACAGTACCAGCCAGCAGCCTGCCCAGGCGAATAAACTGCCGAACATCGGTTATATGCGTCAGTTGAATGCGGAAGGCATTCTGGCGCTGAAACCGACGCTGGTGCTGAGTAGTGAACTGGCAAAACCATCGCTGGTGCTGCAACAGGTGGCGCAGGCGGGGGTAAAGGTGGTGGAAGTTACCGGTAAAAACAGCATTGAGGCGATCCCGGAAAAAATCGCCACCATCGGCAAAGCGCTGCATCGTGAAGACGCGGCCAATGCCCTGACCGAGCAAGTGCAGAAACAACTGGCGCAACTGCCGAGCCAGCCACTGCCGGTGAAGGTCCTGTTTATCATGGCGCACAACGGCATGAACACCCTGGCGGCGGGATCACAAACCGGGGCAGATGGCGCGATTCGCAGTGCCGGTCTGGTGAATGCAATGGCGGCAGTGCCGCATTATCAGCCGCTGTCGCAGGAGGGTGTTGTGGCTGCGGCACCGGATCTGGTGGTGGTGGGTCAGGATGGCCTGCGCACCCTCGGTGGTGAGGAGAAAGTCTGGTCGCTGCCGGGACTGGCGCTGACGCCAGCCGGACAGCATCATGCGTTGCTGGTGGTGGATGAGATGGCATTGCTGAGTTTTGGTCTGGACACGCCAGATGCCATCGTCAAGCTGCGTCGTGCAGCTGAAGCGGCCAAACATGACTAG
- a CDS encoding FecCD family ABC transporter permease yields MTSVALLRWLSLMAVSMVICMLMAANFGAMPLSIRTLWHAPLSDMVWQIWLNIRLPRVLLAVLLGMALAVSGAVMQGLFRNPLADPGLLGISSGAGLAVALAIIVPVALPPILALWLPMLAAFIGSLVVTLLIFSFSRLALGNLSRLLLVGIAINALCGAAVGVLSWISNDQQLRQLALWGMGSLSSAQWPSLTVCALLILPTLIAIQTRARRLNLLQLGEEDAHYMGIDVKRTQRQLLVLSALLVGTAVSVSGIIGFVGLVVPHVMRFCLGSDHRWMLPGSALAGAILLLLADTLARTVVIPAEMPVGLLTSLIGGPWFLWLILRQQRGINE; encoded by the coding sequence ATGACTAGCGTTGCACTGCTGCGCTGGCTGAGCCTGATGGCCGTCAGCATGGTGATATGTATGTTGATGGCCGCCAATTTTGGCGCGATGCCGCTCTCGATCCGCACCCTGTGGCATGCGCCGCTCAGCGATATGGTTTGGCAGATCTGGCTGAATATCCGTCTGCCGCGTGTATTGCTGGCGGTACTGCTTGGCATGGCGCTGGCGGTATCCGGTGCGGTGATGCAGGGGTTGTTTCGCAACCCGCTGGCCGATCCTGGATTGCTGGGTATCAGCAGCGGAGCCGGTCTGGCAGTGGCCCTGGCGATTATTGTACCGGTGGCTTTGCCACCCATTCTCGCGTTGTGGCTGCCCATGCTGGCGGCCTTTATTGGCAGCCTGGTGGTGACGTTGCTGATCTTCAGCTTTAGTCGGCTGGCACTGGGTAACTTGTCGCGTCTGCTGTTGGTGGGCATCGCCATTAACGCGTTGTGTGGCGCGGCGGTCGGGGTACTGTCGTGGATCAGCAATGATCAGCAGTTGCGCCAGTTGGCGCTGTGGGGCATGGGCAGCCTCAGCTCCGCGCAGTGGCCGAGTCTGACGGTATGTGCGCTGCTGATTTTACCGACGCTGATTGCCATTCAGACGCGTGCGCGCCGTCTTAACCTGCTGCAACTCGGTGAAGAAGACGCGCATTACATGGGGATCGATGTAAAACGCACCCAGCGTCAGCTGCTGGTGCTGAGCGCGTTGCTGGTGGGAACGGCCGTTTCGGTCAGCGGGATTATCGGCTTTGTCGGACTGGTGGTGCCGCATGTGATGCGTTTCTGTCTGGGGAGCGATCATCGCTGGATGTTGCCGGGATCGGCGCTGGCAGGGGCGATCCTGTTGTTGCTGGCGGATACTCTGGCGCGCACGGTGGTGATCCCGGCAGAAATGCCGGTGGGTCTGTTAACCAGCCTGATTGGCGGCCCGTGGTTTCTTTGGCTGATCCTGCGTCAACAGAGAGGGATAAATGAGTGA
- a CDS encoding heme ABC transporter ATP-binding protein, translated as MSDRMQARGLQFSHGARALIDNVSVTLEPGNMVALIGPNGAGKSTLLRLLTGFLTPDAGECWLGDRPLADWPREPLAQRRAVMRQQNTMTFPMPAEDVVGMGRAPWPTTGAKAVIEEVMHITGSLELARRDYRSLSGGEQQRVQLARVLAQLWHADGPRGWLFLDEPTSALDLFWQQHSLRLLHRLTRNGRFSVCTVLHDLNLASLWSDRILLLHQGKLVAEGAPHEVMTEQTLTRWYQAELDVVRQAEQGRPQIQLRA; from the coding sequence ATGAGTGATCGGATGCAGGCGCGCGGTCTGCAATTTAGCCACGGCGCACGGGCGCTGATTGATAATGTTTCGGTGACTCTCGAACCGGGCAATATGGTAGCGTTAATCGGCCCGAACGGTGCCGGTAAATCTACGTTGCTGCGTTTGTTAACCGGTTTCCTTACACCGGATGCAGGGGAGTGCTGGCTGGGTGATCGCCCGCTGGCAGACTGGCCGCGTGAACCGTTGGCCCAGCGTCGTGCAGTGATGCGCCAGCAAAACACCATGACCTTCCCGATGCCAGCTGAAGATGTGGTGGGGATGGGACGTGCGCCCTGGCCGACCACGGGAGCGAAGGCGGTGATTGAGGAGGTGATGCATATCACCGGTAGCCTTGAGTTGGCACGACGTGATTATCGCTCGCTGTCCGGTGGTGAGCAGCAGCGCGTGCAGTTGGCGCGTGTGCTGGCGCAGTTGTGGCATGCGGATGGTCCGCGTGGCTGGCTGTTCCTCGATGAACCTACCTCGGCGCTGGATCTGTTCTGGCAACAGCATAGCCTGCGGCTGCTGCATCGCTTAACGCGTAATGGCCGGTTTAGCGTATGTACCGTATTGCACGATCTCAATCTGGCTTCATTGTGGTCTGATCGTATCCTGTTGTTGCATCAGGGAAAACTGGTGGCAGAGGGGGCACCGCATGAGGTGATGACCGAGCAGACACTGACGCGATGGTATCAGGCGGAGCTGGACGTGGTACGGCAAGCGGAGCAGGGCAGACCGCAAATTCAGTTACGCGCCTGA
- the acuI gene encoding acrylyl-CoA reductase (NADPH) — protein MFKALVIDNDEQGYRTTLKDLEEKQLPDQDVTLEVSYSTLNYKDALAICNKGPIVRQFPMVPGIDFVGRVINSRHPQWQQDDVALLTGWGVGEKYWGGLAQKASVSGDWLVKVPTALSPLQTMAIGTAGFTAMLCVMALEKQGITPQHGPVLVTGASGGVGSFAVSLLARLGYEVVASSGRASDSDYLITTLGAASVIDRNELSQPGKPLAKERWAASIDSVGSHTLSNVLAGIKRDGVVAACGMAQGLDLPTSVAPFILRGVILVGVDSVMCPLPLRQQAWQRLADLVDGEQLQKLTRVIPLSAAREGAEQLLAGEVRGRLIVDCR, from the coding sequence ATGTTTAAGGCACTGGTCATTGATAATGACGAACAGGGATACCGCACTACCCTAAAAGATCTGGAAGAAAAACAACTACCGGATCAGGATGTCACCCTCGAAGTTAGCTACTCCACCCTAAACTACAAAGACGCCCTTGCTATCTGCAATAAAGGCCCAATCGTACGCCAGTTCCCGATGGTACCAGGCATCGATTTTGTTGGTCGGGTGATCAACAGTCGCCACCCGCAATGGCAGCAGGATGATGTCGCGCTGCTGACCGGCTGGGGCGTCGGCGAGAAATATTGGGGTGGCCTGGCGCAGAAAGCCAGCGTCTCCGGTGACTGGCTGGTCAAAGTCCCCACCGCACTCAGCCCGCTGCAAACCATGGCAATCGGCACCGCCGGGTTTACCGCGATGCTGTGCGTAATGGCGCTGGAAAAACAAGGAATTACCCCGCAGCACGGTCCAGTTCTGGTCACTGGCGCCAGCGGTGGCGTCGGCAGTTTTGCCGTCAGCCTGCTGGCGCGTCTCGGTTATGAAGTGGTGGCCTCCAGCGGTCGAGCCAGCGATAGCGACTATTTGATCACCACCCTCGGTGCAGCGTCGGTCATTGATCGTAATGAACTCAGTCAACCCGGCAAACCGCTGGCGAAAGAGCGCTGGGCCGCCTCTATCGATAGTGTCGGCAGTCATACGCTCAGTAACGTGCTGGCGGGCATCAAACGTGATGGCGTGGTCGCTGCCTGCGGTATGGCGCAAGGTCTGGATCTGCCTACCAGCGTCGCTCCCTTTATTCTGCGTGGCGTGATTCTTGTGGGCGTAGATAGCGTAATGTGCCCACTGCCGCTGCGTCAGCAGGCGTGGCAACGTCTGGCAGATTTGGTCGATGGTGAGCAACTACAAAAACTCACCCGCGTGATCCCGCTGAGTGCGGCGCGTGAAGGAGCAGAACAGCTGCTGGCGGGTGAAGTGCGTGGACGTCTGATCGTCGATTGTCGGTAG
- a CDS encoding NAD(P)/FAD-dependent oxidoreductase, which produces MSDQAIFTEDFKTTPYWWEAAPPETCRDPLPAETEIAIVGSGFAGLNAAIELARHGKKVVVLEANELGSGGSTRTGGMISSGQKLVVGGAIKGIPPELFQRMIADSIASFAFIQDLVREEQLDADLFIGGRYFGAHTQKQLAGLYQMGDILHRVTGVTVHKIDRATQAPIIGSDFYHGGILVDEYGGVHPGKYNRALRDLARKLGAQLFSHARVTGVETEGGSKVIYTERGTLRARQVIFLTNGYTDAQASPNLAKRIVPVKSYQIATEPLPPELMAKLIPGGRMITDSRRDLIYTRPSPDGTRLLFGSRPGIMDCDDKTAAIRIRQRMLAIWPELAPYRISHAWSGYVGMTWDKTAYAGEMDNARFAVGCNGNGVALMSWLGYRAAQKLLGTEPRPLSFERNTFKPIPLYAGKPWFLPLVTGWYRFRDAVDKARD; this is translated from the coding sequence ATGTCTGATCAGGCAATTTTTACTGAAGATTTCAAAACCACCCCGTACTGGTGGGAAGCCGCACCGCCGGAAACCTGTCGCGATCCGCTCCCGGCGGAAACCGAGATCGCGATCGTTGGCTCCGGTTTTGCCGGGCTGAATGCCGCGATCGAGCTGGCTCGTCATGGCAAAAAAGTCGTGGTACTGGAGGCTAACGAGCTGGGCAGCGGCGGCAGCACCCGTACCGGTGGGATGATCAGCAGCGGGCAGAAACTGGTGGTAGGTGGCGCAATCAAAGGCATCCCACCGGAGCTGTTCCAGCGCATGATCGCCGACTCGATCGCCTCCTTTGCCTTTATTCAGGATCTGGTGCGCGAGGAGCAACTGGACGCGGATCTGTTTATCGGTGGCCGCTATTTTGGCGCGCACACGCAAAAGCAGCTGGCTGGTTTGTATCAGATGGGAGATATCCTGCATCGCGTTACCGGTGTCACGGTGCATAAGATCGATCGCGCAACTCAGGCACCGATCATCGGTTCCGATTTTTATCACGGCGGCATTTTGGTGGACGAGTACGGTGGCGTTCATCCGGGTAAATACAACCGGGCATTACGCGATTTGGCGCGTAAACTGGGCGCGCAACTGTTTTCCCATGCCCGCGTAACTGGCGTGGAAACCGAGGGCGGTAGCAAAGTGATTTACACCGAGCGTGGCACGCTGCGCGCACGTCAGGTGATTTTTCTGACCAACGGTTACACCGACGCCCAGGCATCGCCGAATCTGGCAAAACGTATTGTGCCGGTGAAGAGTTATCAGATCGCCACCGAGCCGCTGCCACCTGAGTTGATGGCGAAGTTGATCCCCGGCGGCCGGATGATCACCGACAGTCGTCGCGATCTGATCTACACCCGTCCGTCGCCAGACGGCACCCGTCTGTTGTTTGGATCACGTCCCGGCATTATGGATTGCGACGATAAAACCGCGGCGATCCGTATTCGCCAACGTATGCTGGCGATCTGGCCGGAACTGGCACCGTATCGCATCAGTCATGCCTGGAGCGGATATGTAGGTATGACGTGGGATAAAACCGCTTATGCCGGTGAAATGGATAATGCGCGTTTTGCCGTGGGCTGCAACGGTAATGGCGTGGCGCTGATGAGCTGGCTGGGTTATCGCGCCGCACAAAAGTTGCTCGGCACCGAGCCGCGTCCGCTGTCGTTTGAGCGCAACACCTTTAAACCGATCCCGCTGTACGCTGGGAAGCCGTGGTTTTTACCGCTGGTGACCGGCTGGTATCGTTTCCGCGATGCGGTGGATAAGGCGCGGGATTGA
- a CDS encoding amino acid ABC transporter ATP-binding protein — MIARTPSLIELDNIHKSFGNTEVLKGISLEVTKGEAVCIIGPSGSGKSTILRCINGLLPIDDGFIRVGEHRVHEIESEKAMRPLRHQVAMVFQQYNLFPHRTVLDNVMMAPMQVLKHQREAVHERALRLLKKVRLEGKEGRYPGELSGGQQQRVAIARALAMQPEIILFDEVTAALDPETVKEVLNTIRELVDDGLTCLLVTHEMRFAREVSHRVCFTDKGKIVEMAPPAQLFDDPQDARTREFLGQVL, encoded by the coding sequence ATGATCGCTCGCACTCCGTCCCTGATCGAGCTGGACAATATTCACAAATCTTTCGGCAACACCGAGGTGTTGAAAGGCATTTCGCTGGAAGTCACCAAAGGCGAAGCGGTATGCATCATCGGGCCTTCCGGCTCAGGGAAATCCACCATTTTACGTTGTATCAATGGCCTGCTGCCGATCGACGACGGCTTTATCCGTGTTGGTGAGCACCGCGTACATGAGATCGAGAGCGAAAAAGCGATGCGCCCGCTGCGCCACCAGGTGGCAATGGTGTTCCAGCAATACAACCTGTTCCCGCATCGAACCGTGCTCGACAACGTGATGATGGCACCGATGCAGGTACTGAAACATCAACGTGAAGCGGTACACGAGCGCGCGCTACGCCTGCTGAAAAAAGTGCGGCTGGAAGGAAAAGAGGGACGCTATCCGGGCGAACTCTCCGGCGGCCAGCAGCAGCGCGTCGCCATTGCCCGCGCGCTGGCAATGCAGCCAGAAATCATCCTGTTTGATGAAGTCACCGCCGCGCTGGACCCGGAAACGGTGAAAGAGGTGTTGAACACCATTCGAGAGTTGGTGGATGACGGCCTGACCTGTCTGCTGGTGACACATGAAATGCGTTTTGCGCGCGAGGTATCGCACCGGGTGTGCTTCACCGACAAAGGCAAAATTGTGGAGATGGCGCCCCCGGCGCAGCTCTTTGACGATCCGCAGGATGCGCGCACGCGCGAGTTCCTCGGCCAGGTGTTGTAA
- a CDS encoding amino acid ABC transporter permease produces the protein MSDVLYLKRKKQTRHAFLFIGLLILLFSMVTDRGGEWRQVWEKLPLLLTGSMHGWPLNGGFILNIFIGIASMAIATVLGLFLGLMMLAKRRWLSIPARAVMNFLRNAPWLVLLFSMLYLLPYRVEWLGFQFTLSPLFKAIVGLSLPTAANFAEVIRGAVNSVHSGQWESARSLGYSQWQIYRIVILPQALRRIIPGWMNLYALLAISTALATVTGVQEVVTLLRTTLATESEGSLVYFYVTVLLMFFCYCYPIALLARRLENQTKGDAI, from the coding sequence ATGAGCGATGTTCTGTACCTGAAACGTAAAAAGCAGACGCGTCACGCCTTTCTGTTTATTGGTCTGTTGATCCTGCTGTTCAGCATGGTGACCGATCGTGGCGGTGAGTGGCGTCAGGTGTGGGAAAAACTGCCGCTGCTATTGACCGGTTCTATGCACGGCTGGCCGCTCAACGGCGGTTTTATCCTCAACATCTTTATCGGCATTGCCAGCATGGCGATTGCCACGGTGCTCGGACTGTTTCTCGGTTTGATGATGCTGGCGAAACGCCGCTGGTTAAGCATTCCGGCACGCGCCGTGATGAACTTCCTGCGCAACGCCCCGTGGCTGGTGCTGCTGTTTTCGATGTTGTATCTGCTGCCATACCGCGTTGAATGGCTGGGCTTCCAGTTTACGCTGTCGCCGCTGTTTAAAGCGATTGTTGGCCTGAGCCTGCCCACTGCTGCCAACTTCGCCGAGGTGATTCGCGGTGCGGTGAATTCGGTGCATAGCGGTCAGTGGGAATCAGCACGTTCGCTTGGCTACAGTCAGTGGCAAATCTATCGCATCGTGATCCTGCCGCAGGCGCTGCGCCGCATCATTCCTGGCTGGATGAATCTGTATGCGCTGCTGGCCATCTCCACCGCGCTGGCGACCGTGACCGGCGTACAGGAGGTGGTGACGTTGCTACGCACCACGCTGGCAACCGAAAGTGAAGGCTCGCTGGTCTACTTCTACGTCACCGTGCTGCTGATGTTCTTCTGTTATTGCTACCCGATTGCCCTGCTGGCACGTCGGCTGGAAAACCAAACCAAAGGGGATGCCATATGA
- a CDS encoding amino acid ABC transporter permease, which translates to MFGLDFSWLLDPTYQQWLLQGVLQTLELAALSSAFAIVIGLLGAFCLTFRLAWLDASIELFVELFRNTPPLLQMLFFYFTLTQIGFTTEDPVTGLQVPLISAFMSATVSLSLFGGALCIEAFRSGFDAVPKATLEAARSLGYTRWGLFRHVQVPIASRICLPPLTNVLTNLFKTTSQASVITVPELMYAAGQIYNDTFRTLEVMLLILVIYVVLVSLVVWLIGWVQRALAYPGYGA; encoded by the coding sequence ATGTTCGGACTCGATTTCTCCTGGCTGCTCGACCCCACGTATCAGCAATGGCTGCTTCAGGGCGTGCTGCAAACGCTGGAACTGGCGGCGCTCTCATCAGCGTTCGCCATTGTTATCGGCCTGTTGGGTGCCTTCTGCCTGACGTTCCGTCTCGCGTGGCTGGATGCCAGTATCGAGCTGTTCGTCGAGCTGTTTCGCAACACGCCGCCACTGCTGCAAATGTTGTTCTTCTATTTCACGCTAACGCAGATTGGTTTCACCACGGAAGACCCGGTGACCGGCTTACAGGTGCCGCTGATTAGCGCCTTTATGTCAGCCACCGTGTCGCTCAGCCTGTTCGGTGGCGCGTTGTGCATCGAAGCCTTTCGGTCCGGCTTCGATGCAGTGCCGAAGGCCACGCTGGAAGCGGCGCGCTCGCTGGGTTACACGCGCTGGGGATTGTTCCGTCATGTGCAGGTACCGATTGCCTCCCGCATCTGCCTGCCACCGCTCACCAACGTGCTGACCAACCTGTTCAAAACCACCTCACAGGCATCGGTGATCACCGTCCCGGAGCTGATGTATGCCGCCGGGCAAATCTACAACGACACCTTCCGCACGCTGGAAGTGATGCTGCTGATCCTGGTGATCTACGTGGTGCTGGTAAGCCTGGTGGTGTGGTTGATTGGCTGGGTGCAGCGCGCCCTCGCCTATCCTGGTTATGGAGCCTGA
- a CDS encoding transporter substrate-binding domain-containing protein gives MKNHRMRILAASMLLLAAPVITHADTLSDIKARGVLTVGVKNDYPPYGYMDNNGNTVGFEISLARYIANELLGSPDKIKLVPVNASNRMQFLNSGQIDIIMATLGVTPDRAKQIDFTDEYVSAAGPSILARKEVKFTQWEQLKGQKICGIQGSYFNKTVTEKYGLQLVNFTALPEAYRALQDNRCVAMVFDDMSLQNKLKEPGWSDYKIAVKPYEYLPMAGGLRKGDDAFRAAVDKAIVKAEGEDKLIGWEKEFDMPPSPYIAKRAEAARAAAK, from the coding sequence ATGAAAAACCATCGCATGCGTATTCTGGCTGCCTCGATGTTGCTGTTGGCTGCCCCGGTAATCACCCACGCGGACACCCTGTCCGACATCAAGGCCCGCGGCGTGTTAACGGTCGGGGTGAAGAATGACTACCCGCCTTACGGCTACATGGACAACAACGGCAACACCGTCGGTTTCGAGATCAGCCTGGCGCGCTATATCGCCAACGAACTGCTCGGCTCACCAGACAAAATCAAGCTGGTGCCGGTAAACGCCTCCAACCGTATGCAATTCCTCAACTCCGGGCAGATCGACATCATCATGGCAACCCTCGGCGTCACGCCGGATCGTGCCAAACAGATCGATTTTACCGATGAGTACGTCTCCGCCGCTGGCCCGTCGATCCTGGCGCGCAAAGAGGTGAAATTTACCCAGTGGGAGCAGTTAAAAGGCCAGAAAATCTGTGGTATCCAGGGGTCTTACTTCAATAAAACCGTGACAGAAAAATATGGCCTGCAACTGGTGAACTTCACCGCGCTGCCGGAAGCCTATCGCGCGTTGCAGGACAATCGCTGTGTGGCGATGGTGTTTGATGACATGTCGCTGCAAAACAAGCTGAAAGAGCCGGGCTGGAGCGACTACAAAATCGCGGTGAAACCCTATGAATACCTGCCGATGGCCGGTGGCCTGCGTAAAGGAGACGATGCCTTCCGCGCCGCCGTCGATAAAGCAATTGTTAAAGCAGAAGGCGAAGACAAGCTGATTGGCTGGGAAAAAGAGTTTGATATGCCACCGTCGCCGTATATCGCCAAACGTGCGGAAGCGGCGCGCGCTGCGGCCAAATAA
- a CDS encoding IclR family transcriptional regulator codes for MSENSGKNGVQLLDRAVMLLDLVADAGSEGTTLKTLCELSGLNKVTCHRILNSLVEHQLLQKVQSDKCYRLGTKLLVFGAKAARGPGLRRQFQPALERLRQQTGETAMLMARDRDDSVCIDRYDSEYQMQTLTGSVGGAVPLGLGPGSLAILAFLEEEQQQAILARNRARLDSWPQLTVQTLQLKLEQTRQQGFAIDPGELIPGIAGIAVPIMVSGAGVVGSLGLTFLSPRLNPEVQQRYVALLKEEVAAIAPLISPLDTRLRASL; via the coding sequence ATGAGCGAAAATTCGGGGAAAAATGGGGTACAACTGCTGGATCGTGCGGTGATGTTGCTCGATCTGGTCGCCGATGCGGGCAGTGAAGGGACGACGTTAAAAACGCTGTGTGAGCTTTCAGGTCTGAATAAAGTCACCTGCCACCGCATTCTTAATTCGTTGGTGGAACATCAGTTGTTGCAGAAGGTGCAGAGTGACAAATGTTATCGGCTGGGCACCAAGTTACTGGTGTTCGGTGCCAAAGCGGCGCGCGGGCCTGGCCTGCGTCGCCAGTTCCAGCCTGCGCTGGAGCGGTTACGGCAGCAGACCGGTGAGACGGCGATGCTGATGGCGCGCGATCGTGATGATTCGGTGTGCATTGACCGTTACGACAGCGAATACCAGATGCAGACGCTGACCGGTTCGGTGGGCGGAGCGGTGCCGTTGGGCCTTGGGCCTGGCAGTCTGGCGATCCTGGCGTTTCTGGAGGAGGAGCAGCAGCAGGCGATTCTGGCGCGTAACCGGGCACGGCTTGATAGCTGGCCGCAACTTACGGTGCAAACCTTGCAGCTCAAGCTGGAGCAGACGCGGCAGCAGGGTTTCGCTATCGATCCGGGGGAGTTAATTCCGGGGATCGCCGGGATCGCCGTGCCGATCATGGTGTCCGGCGCTGGCGTGGTGGGATCGTTGGGGTTGACCTTCCTCTCACCACGTCTGAACCCCGAGGTGCAGCAGCGTTATGTGGCGTTGTTGAAAGAGGAAGTGGCGGCGATTGCGCCACTGATCAGCCCGCTGGATACGCGGTTGCGGGCATCATTGTAA
- a CDS encoding SDR family NAD(P)-dependent oxidoreductase produces the protein MKKSTRKVALISGASRGIGAAIAANLLANGWAVSLGCRSPEDVLVSDSENQLVCRFDAFDAATEQAWVDATLAKFGRIDAVVHNAGMMLPLSILEATDDEFDRTFDVNVKSPMRLSRLTWPHLQASGAGRIVMLVSLSGKRVKAERSSLYAMSKYAALALAHGLRKIGDADGIRCTAICPGFVATDMGTALTEVPAEKMTQPEDLAHLIRTVLELPTTTSIAEIPVNWTVEDNY, from the coding sequence ATGAAAAAATCAACACGTAAAGTCGCGTTAATCAGTGGTGCCAGTCGCGGTATCGGGGCGGCGATTGCCGCCAATCTGCTGGCAAACGGTTGGGCGGTGAGCCTGGGCTGCCGGTCACCAGAGGATGTGCTGGTTAGCGATAGCGAAAATCAGTTGGTATGTCGTTTTGATGCGTTTGATGCCGCCACGGAACAGGCGTGGGTCGATGCCACCCTCGCGAAGTTCGGTCGCATTGATGCGGTGGTACATAACGCCGGCATGATGCTGCCGCTGTCGATCCTGGAAGCCACTGACGACGAGTTCGATCGTACCTTTGACGTTAACGTCAAATCACCGATGCGGTTGAGCCGTCTGACATGGCCCCATTTGCAGGCCAGCGGTGCCGGGCGCATCGTAATGCTGGTGTCGCTTTCCGGAAAACGCGTCAAAGCCGAACGCTCCAGCCTGTATGCCATGAGCAAGTATGCCGCGCTGGCGCTGGCCCACGGGCTGCGCAAAATCGGTGATGCCGATGGCATTCGCTGTACCGCCATCTGCCCCGGCTTTGTCGCCACTGATATGGGGACGGCATTGACCGAGGTGCCCGCAGAAAAAATGACGCAGCCGGAAGATCTGGCGCACCTGATCCGTACGGTTCTGGAATTACCCACCACCACCAGCATCGCCGAAATTCCGGTGAACTGGACGGTGGAAGATAACTATTGA